In Gloeomargarita sp. SKYB120, the sequence CTGTCCACTCGTCCCGACCTGGTGCCGCCGGTGTATCTGGAGGAACTGACCCTGCTGCAGGACCAGTTGCCCCCCTTCCCCAACGAGGTGGCCTACCACTTCATCGAACAGGAGCTGGGGCAAAAGCCGGAGATGCTGTTTGCGGAACTATCGCCCCAACCGGTGGCGGCGGCGTCCTTGGGCCAGGTTTATAAAGGTCGGTTGCCCAGCGGCGAGTGGGTGGCGGTCAAGGTCCAGCGCCCCGGCCTGGTGGAACAAATCAGTCTGGACATTTACATCCTGCGCCATCTCCTGGCCTGGGTGAAAAAGCGGGTGAAACGGATTCGCAGTGACTTAGTGGCGATCCTGGACGAGTTTGCCACCCGCCTGTACGAGGAAATGGACTATACCCAAGAGGGACTGAATGCGGAAACATTCGCCCGCCTGTACGGCCATCTTCCCGATATTTATGTGCCGAAAATCTACTGGCATTTGACGCGGCGGCGGGTGTTGACGATGGAGTGGATTGACGGCATCAAGCTCACGGATGTTGAACAGATGCGGGCTGCCGGTCTGGATACCAAAAAGATGGTGGCGATTGGGGTGCAATGCTCCCTGCGGCAACTGTTGGAGCATGGCTTTTTCCACGCCGACCCCCACCCGGGCAATCTCTTGGCGACACGGGACGGGAAACTGGCCTATTTGGATTTCGGCATGATGAGCTATGTGAGTCCCCAGCAGCGCTATGGGTTGATCACCGCCATCGTCCACATGGTCAACCGGGATTACGAAGCCCTGGCGATGGATTACGTGCATCTGGGGTTTTTGTCGCCGGAGATTGACCTGACGCCTATCAAACCCGCCATTACCCAAGCCTTCACCGACATCCTGGGGCCGGCGGGGGCGCTGGGGGCCAGCGTTTCCCAGCTCAATATCAAGAGCATCACCGACCGCCTGTCGCAGCTCATGTACGAGTATCCGTTCCAGGTGCCGGCTTACTACGCCCTGATCATCCGGTCGCTGGTGACGCTGGAGGGGATTGCCATCACCATTGACCCGCAATTCAAGGTCTTGAGCGTGGCCTATCCCTACGTGGCCAAGCGGTTGCTCACAGACCCCGCTCCCGAACTGCGCCAATCCCTGCGGGATTTGTTATTCAAAGACGGCACCTTCCGCTGGAATCGCCTGGAAAACCTGCTCCGCAACGCGGCCAACAGCGACGATTTCGACCTGGAAAAGGTGCTGATGCAAGTGGGGGATTTCCTGTGGTCCGAGCGAGGGCGTTTCATTCGGGAGAAGTTGGCGGAGGAACTGGCGGTGGGACTCGACCAATGGGGGCAACAGCTCTGGCGACAACTGCTCCCCAACAGTCAGCCGCTGACCTTGCCAGCGAGTAGTCCAACGCCCTCCACCTGGGACCACCTGCGCTCCCTATGGCAAATCCTGCAAGACGCCCCTGGATTTGAACTCCGGCGCGTGTTACCCTTGGTCTCCCGGTTGGTGCTCCGCCCGGAGACGAGCCAGTTCGCCCAGCACGTGGCGCGGCGGGTCGGGGAGCGGTTCCTGAGTCGCTGGCTGCGGCAATGGGCGCTCAACGGCAGTCGGGCGGCGTTGGCCCTGGCTCCCCGCTAACACCGTTTGCACCGTATAAAGCAACACCGCTAGTTTGTAGGTCAAGAACCCCAAGATGGCCGGTAGGAGTTGCAAGCGTGGCCAGCGCACCACCAGGATAAACAAGCCCACCACCAGCAACAGGCGCGGCGAGGGTAAAGGCGAAAAACGGGTTTGGGTAGTGCCCAACTGGGCAACGCTGCGGGCCAGCAAGCGCAGGTACACCATTCCCACCATGGCCCCCAGCAGGTAACTCGCCGCCACCTCCAGGCCATAGACCCACCAGCAGAGAACAAAGGCGCTCCCGGCTAGCAGGAGAGTTGTCTGGAGCAACCAACGCTTGAGCTGCTCGTAGTCAGACATGGGGTTCGGGGGTGGGTACGGGCGTCGCCGGTTGCTGGGGGAACACCAGACGCAACAGCGGTGGCGCTAGAAACGTCGTCAGGATTACCATCACGACAATCCCGGCATCGAGGGCGTCGCTCAAGACCCCGCTACTGGCGCCTGCGGCGGCAAACACCAGTCCCACCTCCCCGCGCGGAATCATGCCGACGCCGACCGCGAGACGGTTCAGTTTGGTCTTGCCCCAACCCGCGCCAATGCCGCTGGCCACCTTCCCGAGAATCGCAACCGTTACCAGAAACGCCGCCAGGACTAGACCCTCGCGGTTGGCGGGAATCGCCGGATTAAACACGCTGAAATCCGTCCGCGCCCCTACGCACACAAAAAACAAGGGCACAAAAAAGTCCGCCAGGGGCATTACTTGTTCCTCGATGTCCCGTTGCCGCTCCGTTTCCGAAAGGATGAGCCCCGCCGTGAACGACCCCAGAATTGCCTCCAACTGGATCGCCGCGCCGATGACCGCCAGCACCAGCATCAGCACTAGGGACATCACCAGCAGGCTTCCCCGCGTTTTCATGTTATTAACCAGCCCGATGAATAGGGGACTCAGCCAGCGGCCCAGCAGCACCGAACCGACAAGAAACACCGCCGCCCCGACAATCAGATAGACGACCCTACCTACTTCCACTTCGCCGTTTTTCGCCAGGCTAGCTACCACCGCCAGGATGATGATTCCCAGCACGTCATCCAACACCGCCGCGCCCAAGATCACCTGACCTTCTGGGGAACTCAGTTGTTGTAACTCCGCCAGCACCTTTGCCGTAATCCCGATACTAGTTGCCGTCAAAGCCGCCCCAGCAAAGATGGCGGGAATCGTCGGCACATGAAACAGCGTGATCAAGCCCACCGTCCCTGCCACAAACGGCACAGTCACGCCAACGACTGCCACCAGCGTCGCTTGGATCCCGACCCGCAACAGCTCCTGGAGGTTCGATTCCAGGCCGATTTCAAACAGGAGAATAATCACGCCCAACTCCGACAGCAGGGTAACGACTTCCCCTTGGGCGGCAAAGGTGGCCTCCTGCACCTCCGGCGACAGGTCCAGCAGCGACTGCACGCCCTGCATCAGCAAGGAATCCTGAGCCATGAGACCGTGTTCGGGAAACACCACGAGGTGCAGTACCGAAATGCCAACCACAGCGCCTGCAAGCAATTCCCCCAGCACCGGCGGCAGGTCAAAGCGCGCGCAGATTTCTCCTCCCAGCCGTCCGGCCAAGTAAATCACCATCAGGCTGAGCAGCACCATCAGCAAAACTCCTGTAGGGTCGGCAGACACCGCTGCAGTGGCAAGCATTGGCATGAACGCACCGGGAATACATTACTGGGTGAGAGTTTAACCTATTGGCCCAAGGAAGTACTAGATCAATCGCTTACAATTACTGGCCGGCTCGGAAACCCTGTCATGTCTGCTCAGTTGTATCGAATCTATCGCCATAGCCGCACGACGACGTTGAGCAGAACGGTTAACACCAGGCTGAGTAAGAGCATCGTTCCCAGCGGTGCAATGAATGTGAAATTACCGTTGTTAATCACAATATCGCCCGGCAGGCGTCCAAACCAGGGAAATCGAGCGCTAAAAGCCAGCATAAAACCTATCAAAAAGAGCACCGCGCCTGTTATCATCAAGAGTTTGCCAATTTCAGTCATGGAACGACCCACCCATCCCTGCTATTCCTAGTGTAGAAACATGTTAGGATTTGGCGCGGATGCTTTCATCTCAGGGTGACGTGCGCACCATCTGGATCGTGCGGCATATGCACCGCGAGGATGCGGACAACCCGAACTGGCCAGGGCAGGCTCCCTATCCCGACGACCCGGACCTATCGCCGTTGGGTCATGCCCAAGCCCAACAGTTAGCCCAATTTTTTGCCGAGCGACCCCTGGATTACATCTTTTGCTCCCCGTTTTTGCGGGCTTTGAGCACTGCGCAACCCGTCGCTCGCCTGAAAAAGCTCCCCATCCACGTCGAACCTGGTTTGAGTGAGTCCCTGACCCGCGAATTTTTTCCTGTCGCTCCGCAACTACACGACCCGGCCACGCTCCGGCAGCGCTTCCCCGAAATTGACCCCGATTATCAACCGCTCTACGTGCCCCAGTACCCTGAAGAGGGGCTAGCGGCGATGGCCCGCGCCGGTCAGGTGGCGCTTGCACTCGTCCAACGCTTCCCTGGCAATCTCCTGCTGGTGGGACACGGCGCTTCCGTTTGGGGCGCTACCTGGGGCCTGTTGCCGCAAAAGCCAGAGATTCACTGCGACTTTGGGGCGCTCGTGGAAATTACGGAAACCCCCAACGGCTGGCAGTTGCAGAAGGCTGGTGTTACGGATTATCTCGTGGGTGCGTTATCTCAAAGCTACCCGGCAAACTACGGGGTACGCCCTTGAGAGTTAGATACAGAGTAGGTGGGTCATCGCAAAGGCATCGGGTAAACTACGGAATTTACAGGTCCTTAACGATTAAGTGTTGTTATGTGAAAACTATGGGCTGTTCTATCCAAAAGTCTCTATACTAACTAAGGAAACATTAAAATTTGCGTGTGAAAATTGTATGGAGCAGATGGAATTTTCATTGCTCCTTCAGCAAGCAACGTTACAGGTCCAGGAAAGTGTGCCGGTTTTAGGTATACTGCAATCGTTATTGACAACATGGCAACGGGGATCAGGCGCAAAAGGGATTGGCTTGTATCGGGAACAACAACCGGTTTTGCGGGTCGGGGAGCTAACGTTATTCCACCCATTGCCCTGCACTTGGCAAGCTCAAAAAGTAACTAGAGACACAGGTGAAACCTGGTTTTTGCCGGTGCGAGTGCGGCAACAGGGAGCAGCCTGGTTAGTAGTGAATTGGGAGATATGTCCCAGCGAAACCCTGTACCAGCAGGGAGAAGTCTTGGCCGCCCACATCGGGTTAATCATTCAAGCCACGAATTGGGAACATCTCCAACCGGAACTCCAGGACCAACCCTACTATTTCTTGCTCGATTCACTGCCCATTGGCGTAGGGCTAGCCAATGCACAAGGGGAATGTATCTACGTCAACAATGCGATTTTGCGAATGTTTCAAGCGCCAAAGCAAGATTTGCTGGGCCAAGGTTGGTCTGCTTTCATTCATCCCGACGACCGGCAGCGGGTGCTAGAGACCTGGCGGGAGATATTGCAATCCCCTAGCGACTTTGAACTTGAATACCGTGTTCGACGCCCCAGTGGTGACGTTATCTGGGTGCATTCGTATTTGGCTGTCTTGCGGAATGATAGCGGTCAAGTGGTGGGTTTTCTTGGTGCGGTCACCGACATCACCCAGGCCAAGGTTCTAGAACAAATGCTCACCCAGAGCGAGAAAAGGTATCGCAACCTGGTGGAATATCAAACGGATTTTCTGCTCTATTCGCTAGCAGATACCACGATTACATTTGCCAATCCAGCCCTGTGTGACGCTCTGGGCTATACGTTCGATGAAATGGTTGGCATGAAGTGGGATGACCTGGTGCTACAAAAACAGGATTTGCAAGTCCTCAAAGGCAACGTGCAGCGTCTGTCTCAGGAAGAATCCATCTTTCACTATGCGAACTATATTCGCGGCAAGCAAGGGCAAACCCTGCTGGTCGAGTTCTTAAACTTAGGAATTTTTGATGAGCATGGGCAATTGCTGGCGATTCAATCCTTGGGGCGAGATATCACCGAACTGCGGCGAGCTGAACAGGAGCTACGGGATAGCCGGGACTTTTTAGCGACCCTGATTCAGAATATTCCGGGAATCGTCTATCGTTTTCATCCAGCCACTCCTGAACGTCCTGCTTACTTAAGTTATATAAACGGCTACGCCGAAGAAATCTTTGAGTTACCGGCTAGTCAAATCATGGCCGACCCCTGTGCAGTTTGGGAGCAATATACTCACCCCGATGATTTAGAAAGATTGACAACTTCTGTGCAGTCTGCGGTTGAGCAGAAAGCCCCCTGGCATTGCGAGTGGCGTATGATCACACCTTCGGGCAAGTTGAAATGGCTGCAAGGACGCTCCCAAGTGCGACAGCAGGGTGATGAATGGTTTTGGGATGGCCTGATTTTGGATGTCACCCAATCAAAACTAGCAGAACTAGAACTTGAACGAAATAGAGCTTTTTTAGAGCGAGTTATTGACGCGACAAAAGCCATCATCTATGTCTATGACTTGGAAAACCAGCGCAATATATTTGTTAATCCCGAAATCGAGCAGGTGTTGGGATATTCACCCGCCGAAATCCAAGCGATGGGGAGTGAATTATTCAACCGCCTGGTGCATCCAGAAGATATGCCTGTCATTGAGGCCAATATATCACGCCTGCTCCATCCCCAGACAACTGGCGAAGTCATGGGGGAATACCGGATGCGAACCAAAAGTGGTGAATACCGCTGGCTTTTGAGTCACGACAGGATCTTCAAGTGCAATGAACAGGGACAACCGCAACATATCTTGGGTGTAGCCGTGGACATCACCGAACTCAAAAACGTCCAGCAAGCGCTTGCAGAAAACCAGCGGCTTTTGCAACAGATTCTGGATAATTTGCCAGTAACTGTGTGGCGGTATCAACGGTGGCCGGATGGTCGGGAGACCTTTCTCTATGTTAGCCCAGGTTGCCAGGAACTTTTTGGAATTACTGCTGAACAAATGCTCCAAAATCCCCAAACTCTCTGGCAACTCATCGTTCCCCAGGATATACCCGTTGCTCACGCATCATTGGAGCACTCCCTTGAACATTTGATGACATGCCGGTGCGAATTTCGGATCATAACCCCGTACGGCGAATGCAAGTGGATACGGGGATGCGGGCAACCGGAACGCCAACCTGACGGCAGCACCATTTGGGACGCTGTTTTTGTTGACATCACTGCGCAAAAAGAAGCGGAATTTCAGCTACGAGACTTCAATCAGCAGTTAGAACAGCGGGTCAGAGAACGCACAATACAACTGCAACAACAGGCCCAAACGGAAGGACTCCTGCGCATCATTATCGAGACCATCCATCAGTCTTTAGACATTGAAAAAACCCTAAATGTTGTCCTGGAGGAAACCCGACGCACCCTGGCCTGCGACCGGATTTTAGTGTACAAGTTCAATGACGACTGGAGCGGTTATTTCCTGGCGGAATCGGTGGCCGCCGGTTGGGATCCAGTTATAACTGGACCGCAAACGCCCCTAGCGGATCACTGTCTCCAGGAGACCGAAGGTGGTCGTTTTCGACATCACTACATCCTGGTGAGTAACGACATCTACAATTCCGGTTTTAGCGAGTGCCATATTCGATTGCTGGAGCAATTTCAAGCTCGCGCCCAGGTGGTGGTGCCCATCTTTCTCAACCAAAAACTGTGGGGACTGCTCGCTGCTTATCAAAACAGTGGCCCGCGTGCCTGGCAAACACATGAAATTGAAATGCTCCAGCACGTGGGGTTGCATTTGGCGATTGCGCTCCGCCAGTCAGAACTCTACAAAGCGGCACAAGCGCAAGTGGTGGAATTGCAAAAGCTCAACCAACTCAAGGACGAATTTCTTAGCACCGTTTCCCACGAATTGCGCTCCCCGATGCACAATATCGGTTTGGCCCTGAAAATGTTGGAGTTGCGGCTCGCGCGAGCCGGGATACTCCATGATGAAAATCTAGGGATAGGCCGCTATCTAGACGTGCTCAAAACGTCCACGCAACGGGAAACGGATTTAATTAACGACCTGCTGGATCTCGCCCGACTCAACGCCGACCCTTCGGATTTACCCACTGAACTGGTGGATGTACCCAAACTGCTGGATGAACTGTTGCCGCCGTTACGGGAGCGCATGGCCGCCCAGCAGCAGACCTTTATCCTGGAAATACCGGAAACATTTCGCTATTTGGAGACCCACGCCGCTTCGCTCGCTCGCATCCTGCAGGAGTTGCTCCACAACGCTTGCAAGTACACCCCACCGCAGGAGACCATCACGCTAGCCATTCAGCGCTTGGGGGACCAATGCGACTTTCGGGTGATCAATACCGGCGTGGAAATTCCGCCGGAGGAACAGCAACGGGTGTTTGATACCTTCTACCGCATTCCCAGCCACGACCCTTGGCAGTACGGGGGCACTGGGTTGGGTTTAGCGCTGGTGAAAAAACTGGTTGAGCGCCTGCATGGGGAAATTCACCTGTTTAGCGCTCATAAAAAGACGGAATTTCGGGTGCGACTGCCTGTGGGTGAGACAGGAAATGGTGGCGGCGCAACCGGGTGATATAATGCACCAAAGCCAGTAAGGACAACTCAACCAAGGGGGGCAACAATGACGGCGACTTGGCAGGACGGCTATGTAACCGAAATTCCCTATACCCACGGCTTTTACCACCACTTGAGTCCGGCCAATCTCAACTTGTGCCTGCTCACCAAACAGGTGCAACCACGCCCCCTGGACCGGCCTTTTACCTACTGTGAGCTAGCCTGCGGCTACGGGTTAACCACTAACCTGCTGGCGGCGGCCTATCCCCAGGGCAGTTTTTACGCCAACGACTTCAACGCCACCCACATCGCCTACGCGCGCCAGTTGGCCGCCGATGCTGGCTTGACCAATGTCACCTTTAGCGACGCCAGTTTTCAGGAGTATCTCGACGAGGATTTGCCCCAGTTCGACTTCATCTGTTTCCACGGCATCTATAGCTGGATTAGCGAGGAAAATCGCCGCATTATCCGGGAATTTATCCGCCGCAAGTTGAAGGTAGGAGGTGTGGTCTATGTCTCCTACAACACGCTGCCGGGGTGGGGGGTCATGGCCCCGATTCAAAAGCTGATGCAAGCCCACCGGGAACGCGCTAGCGGCACGCTGATTGAACGGTTAAAAACCTCGCTGGAATTGATCGAATTGTTGAAAAACAACCAGGCGATTTACCTGCAACACCCCTGGTTAGCTCCCCGTTTAGAACAGTTCAAAAACCAAAATGTCCACTACCTGGTGCATGAATTTTTCAACCAGCACTGGCATCCCCTGTACGTGGATGAAGTGATTGCCGAAATGAGCACGGTGAAGCTGAGTTATGTCGGCTCGGCCCACGTGGTAGACCACATGGATGCCTTTAACCTGCCCACCGCCGCGATCAACCACCTGGCCCAGATTAACGATGTGGCGATGCGGGAACTGGTGCGGGACTTTTATCTCAACGGCCAATTTCGCCGGGATGTCTATGTGCGAGGACCGGTGGCCATCAGCGGGGAAATGCAGGTGCGCTACCTAGAGCCAATGCCCTTTGTGCTGACGGTGTTGCCCGAAGCGGTGAAGCTGGAGCATCAGACAACAGCGGGCCAGGTGCAACTGCAACCGAGTCTCTATCAACCGCTGGTGGAACAACTGGCCCAGGGACCCATCACGGTGGCGGAACTAGTGAACCGTCTCTCGCCTCAGGGAATCACCTTGCAACAAATTGGCCAGGCGCTCATTGTTCTCACGGGCTTGGGGTATGCCCATCCAGTGGTCGGTAGTGGAACCCACACCGAAGGGTTTAACCGGGCGGTGATTGAGCGGTCTGAGATCGACGGCGAAGTACAGTTTTTAGCCAGCCCCGTCATCGGCAATGGGGTGAAAGTCTCCCACCTGGAACTGCTATTTCTCCTGGCGGAGCGGCGACAACAGGCTCCCTACGATTTTGTCTGGCAGATTCTGGAGCGCCGCAACCTGAAACTCACCAAGGACGGCAAGGTGCTGGAAACCCCTGAGGAAAACCGTCAGTTTCTCCAGGAGCAGGTCACCCAGTTTGAGCAACAGGGGCGGGCGCTGCTGCGGCGGTTGGGGATTTAGCGCTGGATACCGCTTATCTGGTCGCGTTTGGGGGTCGCAGGACGATCCATCGCTCTGACAAACTGGAGCGGACAACACTCGCCCAAGTGGTGAAAGGATAATCAGTGCAGAAGCCGCAGTGACTCACTATAGCTAAGCACAGAATTCTTGACATAGGCGGCAACCGGAACCCTACATGTCTCCCTGTTGGTTGCTTCTCAAGCGCGACAACCTAAATGTTTCCTGCTATAGCTTTTTGTCAGGTTTCTAGCCGAATACCGAGTTCCCTTTATCCAGACGATGTTGCTGGGCATCCAACCGCGCCGCTGCAAAGTTCCGCAAGCACTTGCTCTTGAAACGTCTAGGAGAATTCGCCAGACTGCATCAACCGTCTCTGCTAGAGTTAATAACCACAATAACCCCATTTCAGGAGACTCAATGCGCAAGCTGTTTTCAATCCGGCTGCGGCAATTCAATAGTCACAGGTGGCTAGTGGTCAGCCCTGTTTTGTGCGGTGTCAGTATAGCCAAGTCATCTATGTTTGCTATCTCTCGGGTTGCAGGGCGCAGCCCCGTTGTTGGTTCTCTCCCTAATAAATCCTCAGGCGGCTGCCGGTCCTCCGCATCAAAGCTCACTTTCTGCCTTTGGCCAGAACGATAGCCGGAGGTTTGTCGCTGCCGGCTTTGGACTTGACGTAAGCCAGGGACGATTGGGGGTCGATTCCTAAGGAAGGGGCGTCCACCATTGCCTCCCGGTCGGCGCTCAAAAACACCAACTGCCAGCCGTACTTGGGATGACCGCCAACACGACTTTGCTGGGCTGTCTCTCGCAGGCCATCTGGGCGAGACTCTGCTCCTGTCCCATCCATCGCATCGTAGAGCGGGGTGCTGGCCCGAGGCCCACAGGTCTCCGGCAATCGGGCGGAAATAGTGAATGATTTCATAGGGATCCCGGTTGTCAAATTTCACCAAGGTCAAGGTGGCATGACCCGTCCGGTTGCTGTTGCTGCTCTCGCAAAAAGGCGTTGAAACTGGATCGATGCCATCGAACCAGTGCGGTCCACAATCACGGAAATGTGGGTGTCATCGGGCATCATGGTATCCATTTCTCAAGCGCGACCTTGTTCGGTGTAGCCAGGGCGATGAAGCGTTCCTTTCCAAAGCCCGGCTAATCCGCAAACAGGTCAGGGGCTAACGTGCCTTGGGCGACGCCTCGCACAGGGCCAGTCAAGGTTACAGCCAAATCCGGCGCAATGCGAATCTGCAATTCGCCCCCTGGCATCTCGACGGTCACCTCCGGATCGCACAAACCTAACCGGTAGGCGACGGCAGCGGCGGCACTGCTGCTGCTCCCGGAGGCCAGGGTGTACCCCGCGCCTCGTTCCCAAATCTCCAAGCGCAACCGTTGCCGGGAAACCACCTGCATAAACTGCACATTAGTGCGCTGGGGGAACAAAGGATGGTTCTCGATGGCGGGTCCGTAGGTCTGGGCCAAGGTCGGACTGGTCTCCGGCACCAGGATCACGCAGTGGGGATTGCCAATCGTGGCCGCTGCGAAGGTAAAGGTTTGGTCGCCCACCGCAATCGGCTCCTGGAGCACTTCGCGGTCGGGGCCGGTTACAGGAATCAGCCGACTCCGAAACGACACCCGCCCCATGTCCACCTGCACTTGACGGCCCTGTTGTTGCACCTGCACACTGACGCGTCCCCCGAGGGTTTGCACCTGGAACGGCGCTTCTCCCACTAGACCCCGGTCCCAGAGATAGCGGGCGAAAATGCGTAACCCATTGCCGCTTTTTTCAGCTTCGGAACCGTCGGGGTTGAAAATCCGCACCCCAAAGTCTGCGTTCGGCGCCGGCAGAGGCCCTAGCAATACACCATCCGCCCCTACCCCAAAATGCCGGTGACACAGGCGCTCAACCAGCCACGGTTGCAGTATATCCCCCCCCTGCGCCGGGTCGAGTACCAGATAGTCGTTGCCTAGGGCCTGGTACTTCCAAAAGGGAACCGCCAACTAGTTCGCTTCCTCCTCGTACTCCGGTTGCGGGATGTTGATGGGCGGTTGGTAGGGCTGTGGTTCCGCCCAGACGTCGGCCGTCACATCCTGGTCCATGGTCACTGGCTCGGGTTCTAGGGGTTCGGCATAGGCCGTCTCCACCCGCCGCTTGGGTTTCCGGACCGGACGAGGTTTCGCCACCTCCGTCTCTTCCCAATTCTCTTCCACAGACGCACGCCGGGATTCGCTGCCACTGCCCAACCGGTTTTCTACGCTAACGGGCGTGGGGAGATAGTTTGTCTCCTCTTCCCGCTCCCAGGGCGGTTTGCCAATGCCAATGGCCTCCAACCAACCCCGCGTCAACTGGCGCAGGCGCTCCTCCGCTCCCTCAAACACAATCAACTTGTCGGCGCTGACGCTGACTACTTCCTCGACCGATAACTCGTAGGTGCTCACCAACCGCGCGGGAATCCGGGGCACCCCCAACGCATCAATCACCAGGTGGGAAATGCGACCGTCCGCTAAGTCGAATTCAAAATCCCGCACCTTGCCCAAAAACTCACCGGTCTCGGTAATCACCTCGGTCCCCACCAACCGAGTGTAGGGCGACGTATCCAATTCCTCTAACACCTGGTCGTTTTCCACTAACACCACATCCCCCACCTGCCGCACATGCTCCCACTGTAGGGAAGAACTTGGCTCTCCCGGCAGGTAATTGTTCACCAGGGACTCCTTGATGTCTAAGGCCACCACCCGCCAGGCATCCACATCGCACCAGACTTGGCTGACCACCCCTAGCCGTCGTCCGCGGTCGCGGGTAATCACTTGGCTGTCAATCAGGGCTGAACGAAAACAAACCTGGGTTGTCGCTTTCATAGACAGGGGTGGGTCCACTGCTCCACCAAAGACTGTCTTTCTATTTTAGCGGCATTTCCTGTTGCGCCAGCCGTTCCCGTAACCGCCGCAGCGCATCGGCCCAGCGGGGATCCGGTTCGGGGATGTCCACATCGTTGTGGGCAGTCGGTGTTGCTTTGCGCCGGTTGGCTGGCCGTTGGCCGTTCCGGTTGGCCTGGGGCCGAGAATTAGCCTTCACCGGTTTTTCCACCGTCTCTGGGGCCGCCGCCACCACCGCTTCCTTGGACTCCTTGCCCTCCTTGTCCTTGGTGCGGGGGAGCGCCTTTTCCACCTTGAGCACCTGCTCCCGGAAGGTTTTCCCGTTGAACCGGCTCACCAGCTCGTCCGCCTCCGCTTCGGTTTTGACCGTCAGAAACCCAAATCCACGGCACTTTTGGGTTTTGCGGTTGGTGATCAGCTTGAGGGATTGGATCGCCGTGACATCCCGAAACAGGGTCTCCAAAAGTTCTTCCTTCTTTACATCCTCGGGTAAATTCCCCACATATATCCGCACGGTCATGGAACACCTCCTAAATAACAAAAACGCTACGGCAAGGACGGGACTCAGGGCCAAACAGAGAGACCAAATTGTGACAAACTTTCGCGGGTGACTGGTACGTTGCTGTTGCCCAAACAAGTACCTTAATTTAGGTTACCATACCCAGGGGGAACCTGGAAAAGGCTTGATCCCCACTAGTAGCCGCTGGCTCCGCTATCAACTGTGATGGAACAGGGGACCCGTACCACACCGCTAGTGTGTTGACCGTCCGGCAGCAATTCCAACCAGCGAAATCCAGGAAATGCCGTATCTAAAGCAAAGGTCGCCGCTTGGGGGGCAAATTGGATACAAGTGGAGGGCGTGCTGTAGTACGTCACACCACAGCGCCGCCAGGTATGTTCCTGATGCACATGCCCACACAGCACCACTCGCACCTGGGGATGGGCATCGAGGACCGACCAGAGCGCCTCGGGGTTGCGCACGCGGCTGTCGTCCAACCAGGGCGACCCCACCGGAAACAGGGGATGGTGCAGAGCAATCAGGGTCGGTTCCGGGTGTTGCGCCAAATCCGTCGCCAGTTCCGCCAACACGGTGG encodes:
- a CDS encoding class I SAM-dependent methyltransferase, which codes for MTATWQDGYVTEIPYTHGFYHHLSPANLNLCLLTKQVQPRPLDRPFTYCELACGYGLTTNLLAAAYPQGSFYANDFNATHIAYARQLAADAGLTNVTFSDASFQEYLDEDLPQFDFICFHGIYSWISEENRRIIREFIRRKLKVGGVVYVSYNTLPGWGVMAPIQKLMQAHRERASGTLIERLKTSLELIELLKNNQAIYLQHPWLAPRLEQFKNQNVHYLVHEFFNQHWHPLYVDEVIAEMSTVKLSYVGSAHVVDHMDAFNLPTAAINHLAQINDVAMRELVRDFYLNGQFRRDVYVRGPVAISGEMQVRYLEPMPFVLTVLPEAVKLEHQTTAGQVQLQPSLYQPLVEQLAQGPITVAELVNRLSPQGITLQQIGQALIVLTGLGYAHPVVGSGTHTEGFNRAVIERSEIDGEVQFLASPVIGNGVKVSHLELLFLLAERRQQAPYDFVWQILERRNLKLTKDGKVLETPEENRQFLQEQVTQFEQQGRALLRRLGI
- the dapF gene encoding diaminopimelate epimerase, with the translated sequence MAVPFWKYQALGNDYLVLDPAQGGDILQPWLVERLCHRHFGVGADGVLLGPLPAPNADFGVRIFNPDGSEAEKSGNGLRIFARYLWDRGLVGEAPFQVQTLGGRVSVQVQQQGRQVQVDMGRVSFRSRLIPVTGPDREVLQEPIAVGDQTFTFAAATIGNPHCVILVPETSPTLAQTYGPAIENHPLFPQRTNVQFMQVVSRQRLRLEIWERGAGYTLASGSSSSAAAAVAYRLGLCDPEVTVEMPGGELQIRIAPDLAVTLTGPVRGVAQGTLAPDLFAD
- a CDS encoding PAS domain-containing protein; translated protein: MEFSLLLQQATLQVQESVPVLGILQSLLTTWQRGSGAKGIGLYREQQPVLRVGELTLFHPLPCTWQAQKVTRDTGETWFLPVRVRQQGAAWLVVNWEICPSETLYQQGEVLAAHIGLIIQATNWEHLQPELQDQPYYFLLDSLPIGVGLANAQGECIYVNNAILRMFQAPKQDLLGQGWSAFIHPDDRQRVLETWREILQSPSDFELEYRVRRPSGDVIWVHSYLAVLRNDSGQVVGFLGAVTDITQAKVLEQMLTQSEKRYRNLVEYQTDFLLYSLADTTITFANPALCDALGYTFDEMVGMKWDDLVLQKQDLQVLKGNVQRLSQEESIFHYANYIRGKQGQTLLVEFLNLGIFDEHGQLLAIQSLGRDITELRRAEQELRDSRDFLATLIQNIPGIVYRFHPATPERPAYLSYINGYAEEIFELPASQIMADPCAVWEQYTHPDDLERLTTSVQSAVEQKAPWHCEWRMITPSGKLKWLQGRSQVRQQGDEWFWDGLILDVTQSKLAELELERNRAFLERVIDATKAIIYVYDLENQRNIFVNPEIEQVLGYSPAEIQAMGSELFNRLVHPEDMPVIEANISRLLHPQTTGEVMGEYRMRTKSGEYRWLLSHDRIFKCNEQGQPQHILGVAVDITELKNVQQALAENQRLLQQILDNLPVTVWRYQRWPDGRETFLYVSPGCQELFGITAEQMLQNPQTLWQLIVPQDIPVAHASLEHSLEHLMTCRCEFRIITPYGECKWIRGCGQPERQPDGSTIWDAVFVDITAQKEAEFQLRDFNQQLEQRVRERTIQLQQQAQTEGLLRIIIETIHQSLDIEKTLNVVLEETRRTLACDRILVYKFNDDWSGYFLAESVAAGWDPVITGPQTPLADHCLQETEGGRFRHHYILVSNDIYNSGFSECHIRLLEQFQARAQVVVPIFLNQKLWGLLAAYQNSGPRAWQTHEIEMLQHVGLHLAIALRQSELYKAAQAQVVELQKLNQLKDEFLSTVSHELRSPMHNIGLALKMLELRLARAGILHDENLGIGRYLDVLKTSTQRETDLINDLLDLARLNADPSDLPTELVDVPKLLDELLPPLRERMAAQQQTFILEIPETFRYLETHAASLARILQELLHNACKYTPPQETITLAIQRLGDQCDFRVINTGVEIPPEEQQRVFDTFYRIPSHDPWQYGGTGLGLALVKKLVERLHGEIHLFSAHKKTEFRVRLPVGETGNGGGATG